The Klebsiella sp. RIT-PI-d genomic sequence CCATTGGCTGAGACGCCTGGAGCAAAGCATCGTGGGTAAGACGTTGATAAGGAATCAGGGGTAATGAAACGTAAGACTTTTGCAGCAGTCACATCCCAACAGGTCGCGCAGCTTGCGGGGGTATCGCAGTCCGCGGTATCGCGAACGTTCACGCCGGGGGCCAGTATTTCACCGGCGACGCGTGAAAAAGTGCTGCAGGCGGCGCGCGAGTTGGGCTATCGTCCGAATGCGATAGCCCGATCGCTCAACACGGCGCGTTCGCGCATTATCGGCGTGGTGATTTCTTACTTTGATAATCCCTTTTACTCGCAGGTGCTGGAGGCGCTGGCGCAGAAGCTGGATACGCTGAACTATCACCTGCTGCTGTTTGTCGGCGATCGCGAAGGCAACGTCGACCGGATTTTTGACCAGATCATGCAGTACCGGGTGGACGGTATTGTGCTGGCATCCGTCACGCTGTCGCTGGAGCTATCTGAGGAGTGCCTTGCCGCCGGGATACCGGTGGTACTGTTTAACTGCAGCGAAGAGAGCGGAATGGCCTCCAGCGTTAACAGCAACAACGAAGCGGCGGCGCGTCAGATAGCTGAATTTCTGCTGGCAGGAGAACACAAGCGTTTCGCCTACGTGGGTGGCGTGGCGGATTCGCCGGTCAATATTGCCCGACAGCGCGGGTTTATCTTCACGCTGGAAGAACACGGCATTACCGATGTCCAGGTGGTGCACGGGAATTACGATGTTCAGCAAACGACCCGCGCGGCGTATGCCCTGTTTTCGGCGTCGCCAGCACCGGATGCGGTCTTCGTCGCCAACGACCATATGGCCGTAACGGTGATGGACGTGGCGCGCTATGAGTTTGGTTTGCGGGTCCCGGAGGAGGTTTCTGTTGTCGGCTACGACGATATCGGCCCTTCGGGCTGGCCTTCCTACGCGTTGACGTCTGCATCACAGCCGGTGGGGGCGATGGTCGATGCCACGGTCGAGCTGCTCATGAAGCAAATTGAAAGCGGAACCATAGAGCCTGAACAGATTACGGTGCCCGGCACGCTGGTAATACGCCACTCAGCTCGTCGCCCGCGTAGCGGCATTATCGAAAACAACGGCTTATCGCTATTTCAGTCTAAGGAGCTCAAATGACCCGATTGCGGGGCTTCAGCCCTCAGTTCGACTCCATCCAGCAGTTCATTTTGACGCTGACGCACGTGGTATGGGAGCAGAAGGATATTGGCCAGCTGGCCGATTTTTATGCCACGCCGGTTGTTTTCATTACCCCGGAGAAGCAGTTGCATGAGCTCTCCCAGTTTATGCGCCTCACGCTCGAGGCCATGCACAGCTTTCCGCAGCGGTCTGTGCTGACGGAGGACATTCTTTGCAGCCAGAGTCCGGGGGACGAGTACTATGCGGCGCAGCGTACCGTTGCCCGCATTCAGCACCTGGGAGAGGGCTTTTTCGGTCCGCCGACCGGAAAGAACGTCTGGGTACGCACGTGGGCCGACCGCATCTGCGTCGACGGTGCCATACGCCAGGAGTGGCTGCTGCAGGATCGCGCCGCTATTGTGGCGCAGCTGGGGCTGGATATCCGTGAGTTTGCCTTTAACCTGGCGACCATGCGCCAGCAGCTTGGGCTGGAGTCTGTTTCTGCCGAGGCGCTGGATGCCCGCTGGGCGGGCGGCCCTGAAGGTGATGACGTGGAGGGCGCTCTGGCGGGCGTGGTTGAGCGCTACCTGACGATGTGGGCGGGCGGTAACAGCGGCGTGGTGCCCGGTTTATACCATCCGGCGGCGACGCTTTACGCGTCCGGACACTGCGTCTGTACCGGTGAACAGGACATCGCCGCACAGCTTTCCGGCTACCGCGCCTCCTTTGCCGACAGCGAAACGCAGCTTCATCATCTGGTTGTGCGTAAGGATCCTAATGAGCCGATTCGGATCTCACTGCGCTGGTCGTTGTTAACCTGGCATGACGGCTACGGCAAGTTTGGCGCGCCCACGCGTAAACCCGTTTCTATCACCGGTATCACCCAGCTTGAATTGCGTGACGGTTTAATTTTCCGTGAATATCTGGGAATTGATGAATTAGCGATTTGGTCGCAAATATTTAATTAACGGGGCGGCAGCCCCCTTATTCCGGCTGCAAATAATATCCGCGTTAAATTCACCCTCACTTACGGGTGCGGGTTCTTATTGTCTGAAAATAGAGCAGGAGTTTATATGTCTTCAACAGAAGCAACAAATAAAGCACCAGCCGTACCCGAAAAAAGCAGCGTAAAAGCGCTGAAAGATGAGCCCGTATTACAGGTAGAGCGCCGCGATTTTGTCGATCTGGTACCGGAGAAACGTCCGCGCGTGCAATCATTAAGAGGCTTTGATGATTGCTATACCGATATTGTCGATTACATTGTTCGCTGTACTCATAAAATATGGGACGAGCGCGACGTCGGATTAATTTATTCTCACTATACCCATAACTGCGTGCTGTATAATGCGCTGGGAACATTATATAACCGCGAGCAGGTGGTCCAGGATACGCTGCAGCGCTTAATTGCTTTCCCCGAGCGTCGCGGAATGGCAACCCAGGTTATCTGGAACGGGAATGATGTGGATGGTTTTTATACCTCTCACCTGGTAACGGGAAGCGGGCGGCATACCCAGCACAGTCATTTAGGCAAGCCGACAAACCGCACCTTTGTAACCCGTACCGTGGCGGATTGCATGATCCATGAGAATAAAATTTACCGGGAGTGGGTCGTGAGCGACAACATATCGCTGATGAAACAGCTTGGCCTGAACACCGATCAAATCGCGTTTAACATGGCAAAAGAGCAGTTTGATAAAGGCTTCCGCGTGATGGATATCGGCGAAAACGGCCGCATGCTGGGGCAATATCCGCCGGAGATGGAGTGCGATGTTTCTATTGCGCATACCGATACGGAAGAGCAGTGCCTGCGCTGGCTGCACGAGATCTACAACCGCCGGATGTTCGGCAAGATCAAAGAAGTGTACGCGCCGAACGTGCAGTGGCACGGCCCGCTGATGAAAGAGCTGTACGGCACTGCGGCAGTAACGCATCAGACGCTGGCGCTGGTAGGAATGATCCCCGACGGCGCGTGGCTGCCTCAGCATATTTGTTCCAACCCGTGCGACGAAGGCGGCGTTAAGGTGGCGGTTCGCTGGATCATCGAGGGACACCACCTGGGCTATGGCGAGCTGGGCAAGCCGACCGGGGAGCGATTGTTCGTGATGGGCATGTCTCACTACCACATCCTTAACGGGAAAATTGTCGATGAGTGGGTAGTTTACGACCACCTGGCGCTGCTGGCACAAATCAAGCTCGGCCAGATGGAGGATGCGTAAATGATCGAACAGGTGATTTGGATCAAGCGCCCGCAGGGGCAGGATGCGGAGGCCGATCGTTCCCTGACAGAGAAGGTCAGCGCCATTATCGAACGCGTGAGAAGCGAAGGCGACGCGGCTCTCAGAGCGTATTCGCAGCAGTTTGATAACGTCGTGCCGGCGCAGTTTGAAGTGAGCGGGCAGGAGATCGCCGAAGCGCTGGAGGTGATGGACGTCCAGACGCGTCGCGACAGCGAGTTCGCCATTAATCAGGTGCGGCGCTTTGCGCAGGCGCAGCTGGCGACCATGCAGCCGCTGGAGGTCGAGACGCTACCCGGCGTGCATCTGGGGCACCGGATCATCCCGGTGCAGACCGTGGGCTGCTACGTGCCGGGTGGCCGTTATCCCATCCTCTCCGCGCCGGTGATGTCCATCGTTCCGGCGACCGTTGCGGGATGCGAACAAATTATTGCCTGCCTGCCGCCGGGGGCACATCCGTCGATGATTGCGGTTTGCCATCTGGCGGGGGCACATCGCATTTTTAAAGTGGGCGGTGCTCAGGCCATCGCGGCCATGGCCTGGGGAACGGAAAGCATTCCGTCGGTGGATAAAATCGTCGGGCCGGGAAATGCCTTCGTTAATGAAGCGAAACGCCAGGCGTTTGGGAAAGTCGGCATTGATGCCCTCGCCGGACCAAGCGAGATTTTCACCCTCGCCGACGACAGCGCCGATCCGCGCATTCTGGCCGCCGATATGCTGGCCCAGGCAGAACACGACGTGCACACGCGCGTCGGCATGGCGACGACCAGCCGGGATATCGCCGAGCGTACGCTGGAGGAGGTTGAGCGTCAGTTAGCCAGCCTGCCGACGGTGACGACGGCGGGCGAGGCGTGGCGCCGGCAGGGCGAGATCGTGCTTTGCGAAGATGAAGCGCAGCTTATCGCCTTTGCCGACCATATGGCGACCGAACACCTGCAGGTACATACCCGCGATCCGCACGCCACAGCGGCGAAGATCCGCAACTATGGCTCGCTGTTTATTGGTCAGAACGCCAGCGTGGTGTTCTCCGATAAATGCTGCGGCACCAACCATACGCTACCGACGATGGCGGCAGCCCGCTATACCGGCGGTCTTTGGGTGGGGGCGTACGTCAAAATCTGTACCCATCAGTGGATTGATGAGCAGGGCATCCCGGCGATTGCAGAACCGGCGATACGCCAGAGCCGGACTGAGGGAATGCAGGGGCACCGACGGGCGGCAGAAATTCGACTGCGTCCGCAGGAGATTGACGCGATTACCACAGGTATGCGGGACTAAACACGAGGCCGGGCAGCATCCTGCCCGGCTTTCAACACCTGGAAACTGAGATAATGAAGCGCCTGATACCCCCAGACGACTGTCCGGAAGAGATTGCCCGCCGCCTCGAAGCCATAGAACAGCACCGTGTGCTTAACGCCATTCTCGGCGTTAATTCCGATGCGATGATCCTGGCGGAGGCGTATCAGAAGCAGCGTCGACGCGGTGAACGTATCGGCCCTTTGCACGGCATTCCGTTAATTATCAAAGATAATATCGCCTGCGCGTCGATGCCCGTTACTCTGGGCTGTCGCGCGCTGGGTTCCCTGCAGGCAACATCGGACGCGCGGGTCGTGCAGAGGCTGCGCGGGGCGGGAGCGATTATTTTTGCCCGAGCCAATATGTCCGAGTTTGCATTCGACGTGCGCTCGAGAAGTTCACTGGGCGGTGATGTAGCTAACCCACTTTGCCCGTCGGTTACCGCCGGAGGCTCCAGCGGAGGATGCGCCGCTGCGGTTGCGGCCGGCATGGCCGACGGCGCGCTGGGTACGGATACGGGCGGTTCAATCCGTATTCCCTGTAGCTATACCGGGCTGGTGGGGCTGCGCCCCGCCTTTCGTCGTTCGCAGCTGGACGGCGTTGCGCCGCTCTCACCCAGCAAAGATACCGTGGGCCCAATGGTCCACAGCGTTGAAGATGCCGCCTTGCTGCACGCCATCACCCACGGCCTGCCCCCGGTTCCTCTTCCTGCCCGTTCACTCAAAGGCGTTCGCTTTGGTGTGATTGCTGCCTTACAGGGGGAGGATGAAGCGCAATTGGCCGTGTGGTTGAGGGCGCTGCACACGCTACGCAGGGCAGGGGCGACGCTGGTGGATGTCTCTTTACCGTTTCTGAATGACGTCAGAGAGGCGACCTGCCTAAGCCTGTATGAATTTCGCATGGCGATCGACGACTGGCTACGCAAGCAGCCCGGTGCGCCTGCTGGACTGGCGAGCATTGTCGACTCCGGTGCTTTTCTGCCAGAGTTTGCTCCGTTTCTCAGGCAGATGCTGACGTATAATACGTTGAAAACCCCGCTTTGGCTGGCGGGACGGCGGTTTCAGCGAGGGCTGCGACAGAACCTTTACCAGGCCGCAGAGCTGCAGAACATTGACGGATTTTTGTATCCCACTGTACAACGTTTACCGGAAAGCATGGCGAAGATGCCGCCAGGCTGCGCGCCGGAGCTTGCCGCCATCAGCGGCTTGCCTGCGATAACGCTGCCGTGTGGCGTGAGCCGAAGAGGATTGCCGGTGGGAATGGAGATTATGTTAGCGCATGAGGATGAAACTGCATTGATGATGCTGGCACTGGCCTGTGAGCAGGCTTTTGTCGGGTGACATAACGTGGAGTAGGCACAAAAAGCCCGCAGGGCTTGCGCCGTGCGGGCTCTTAGAACTTCATCGAATGAATTTGGTCATCACCGATGGGCTGGCGGAGTCTGAGTTTTTTCGCTAACCACCTGAATTAAAATGCTATTTATTCAATTTAATTATTCTCTGGTGCCTAAGGAAGTAGCTAAAACTAATTTCATTTTATCGGTCCGGTCGCACGACGGGCACGCAGAATGTCGATGGCACCAATCAGTGAAGAGCGTTCGGTGAGGTTGAAACGGCTGTAGTCGGCGCGCACCAGTTCATACCTTTCCACATTGAAATTGACAGCATCACACAGAGAGATACCAGCGTTGATGTGCGCCTGAATTTGGAGTGGTCAACTTAAACCGTGCTTATCGCCCGATGAACTTATCTCATCGCACCGGAGGCGAAAACCGAAGTGCCCCGGCAATGCGATTCCAGGCATTAATAGCGCCGATGGCTGAGGTCAGGAAAATGATTTCCTGGGCGATAAAAGCCGCTTTTACTTCCGCATAAACCTCATCAGAGACATGCTGGCCTGCCATTAACGTGAGTGTTTCCGTCTATGCCAGAGCAGCACGTTCGCGCCCGGAATAAATACCGGCATCTCGCCATGCCTCGACCGAATCCACTTTAGCTGCTGAAAAGCCCGCTTTACGGCCTATATTGAGATTACGCAAAACGCACAGCCGTTAAGTTGTGATGCACGAAGTTTGAGGAGTTCGATAAGGTTTTTTTCCAGACCGGAATCATCGATCGCCTTTCCGGGCGCAGCCAGCGTATTCACCACCTTCGGGAGAAGGAAAGCGGGGTGAGAAAGGCCATCCTGGTTACCTGTTACGTCAGGCCCATGCCGCTCATAAAATAAGAATGAAAAACGCATTGAAACAGTCAGGGCTGACACAGCCTCAGTTTTCTGTGGTGACGATGATTCTGGCGTATGCGGGCATATCAGGCGCGCAGCTGGCCCGTCTCTCTTTTCTGACCCCCCAAACCATGAGTGTTATCGTTGCCAATCTGGAACGTGACGGAATGATAATCCGGCGCCCGCATGAAGAGCACGGAAGAATTCAAATCATCGAGTTAACCCATTCAGGTCGCGAAGTAATGGATATCAGCAAAAAAGCGGTTCAGTCAGTAGAAGCCAAATTGTTATCCGATTTGTCCTCCGAAGAGGAAACCGTGATACGCAATGGTTGGTGAGAATAGCCCAACTGCCGATCTGATAGGGCGGCGGTGCCGAAAATTCTGAACAATCGTCAGTCAATGTAGTCTTTGTGGAAAATAATCTTAGGGTTGTTTATTTAACTGTGATGATATGTCAATTCACGGCTAATCAACCATTATGTCGGATAAGGTTTTAACCACATCGCGAATATGTGCTGGCGGATCATCTAAACATGAATCCGCACAATACATTATGCAAAAATATGCCAGAAGCATGATTGCGATAGTCACTATTTTCATCATCTTACTTCTGGTATTCTCTTCTTCAGAAGAGATATCAATTTCTAAAGTGGTCATCGTTTTTTTGCTTAGTAGTGTTACATGATGTCGCGGTATATATCAGGCCCCTTCACTGTAAACCATCTGGTAGCAATAACAGGTGAAAAGGCCTGATGCAATCACCGGATCTCGTTAATCCACTGTTCCAGTTTAGTTTCCGGGTTGGATTTACAGATCTTGATCAGACGCGGCACTGAGATGGTATCCACTTCATTCCAGTCCACATAATCTCCTCCTTTAAACTGTGTATCTTTATTAATGATCCAAAACGCCACTGGCGTCATGGCTTTTGGATTCATATCCACAAACTCTTTACAGGTCATCT encodes the following:
- a CDS encoding amidase, whose protein sequence is MKRLIPPDDCPEEIARRLEAIEQHRVLNAILGVNSDAMILAEAYQKQRRRGERIGPLHGIPLIIKDNIACASMPVTLGCRALGSLQATSDARVVQRLRGAGAIIFARANMSEFAFDVRSRSSLGGDVANPLCPSVTAGGSSGGCAAAVAAGMADGALGTDTGGSIRIPCSYTGLVGLRPAFRRSQLDGVAPLSPSKDTVGPMVHSVEDAALLHAITHGLPPVPLPARSLKGVRFGVIAALQGEDEAQLAVWLRALHTLRRAGATLVDVSLPFLNDVREATCLSLYEFRMAIDDWLRKQPGAPAGLASIVDSGAFLPEFAPFLRQMLTYNTLKTPLWLAGRRFQRGLRQNLYQAAELQNIDGFLYPTVQRLPESMAKMPPGCAPELAAISGLPAITLPCGVSRRGLPVGMEIMLAHEDETALMMLALACEQAFVG
- the hdeB gene encoding acid-activated periplasmic chaperone HdeB; this encodes MNTLFKSLIAVIAFSSVVNVASAEKLNENIPQEMTCKEFVDMNPKAMTPVAFWIINKDTQFKGGDYVDWNEVDTISVPRLIKICKSNPETKLEQWINEIR
- a CDS encoding ester cyclase, whose protein sequence is MSSTEATNKAPAVPEKSSVKALKDEPVLQVERRDFVDLVPEKRPRVQSLRGFDDCYTDIVDYIVRCTHKIWDERDVGLIYSHYTHNCVLYNALGTLYNREQVVQDTLQRLIAFPERRGMATQVIWNGNDVDGFYTSHLVTGSGRHTQHSHLGKPTNRTFVTRTVADCMIHENKIYREWVVSDNISLMKQLGLNTDQIAFNMAKEQFDKGFRVMDIGENGRMLGQYPPEMECDVSIAHTDTEEQCLRWLHEIYNRRMFGKIKEVYAPNVQWHGPLMKELYGTAAVTHQTLALVGMIPDGAWLPQHICSNPCDEGGVKVAVRWIIEGHHLGYGELGKPTGERLFVMGMSHYHILNGKIVDEWVVYDHLALLAQIKLGQMEDA
- a CDS encoding carboxymuconolactone decarboxylase family protein, giving the protein MRFSFLFYERHGPDVTGNQDGLSHPAFLLPKVVNTLAAPGKAIDDSGLEKNLIELLKLRASQLNGCAFCVISI
- a CDS encoding nuclear transport factor 2 family protein, with the translated sequence MTRLRGFSPQFDSIQQFILTLTHVVWEQKDIGQLADFYATPVVFITPEKQLHELSQFMRLTLEAMHSFPQRSVLTEDILCSQSPGDEYYAAQRTVARIQHLGEGFFGPPTGKNVWVRTWADRICVDGAIRQEWLLQDRAAIVAQLGLDIREFAFNLATMRQQLGLESVSAEALDARWAGGPEGDDVEGALAGVVERYLTMWAGGNSGVVPGLYHPAATLYASGHCVCTGEQDIAAQLSGYRASFADSETQLHHLVVRKDPNEPIRISLRWSLLTWHDGYGKFGAPTRKPVSITGITQLELRDGLIFREYLGIDELAIWSQIFN
- the hisD gene encoding histidinol dehydrogenase — its product is MIEQVIWIKRPQGQDAEADRSLTEKVSAIIERVRSEGDAALRAYSQQFDNVVPAQFEVSGQEIAEALEVMDVQTRRDSEFAINQVRRFAQAQLATMQPLEVETLPGVHLGHRIIPVQTVGCYVPGGRYPILSAPVMSIVPATVAGCEQIIACLPPGAHPSMIAVCHLAGAHRIFKVGGAQAIAAMAWGTESIPSVDKIVGPGNAFVNEAKRQAFGKVGIDALAGPSEIFTLADDSADPRILAADMLAQAEHDVHTRVGMATTSRDIAERTLEEVERQLASLPTVTTAGEAWRRQGEIVLCEDEAQLIAFADHMATEHLQVHTRDPHATAAKIRNYGSLFIGQNASVVFSDKCCGTNHTLPTMAAARYTGGLWVGAYVKICTHQWIDEQGIPAIAEPAIRQSRTEGMQGHRRAAEIRLRPQEIDAITTGMRD
- a CDS encoding MarR family winged helix-turn-helix transcriptional regulator, with the protein product MKNALKQSGLTQPQFSVVTMILAYAGISGAQLARLSFLTPQTMSVIVANLERDGMIIRRPHEEHGRIQIIELTHSGREVMDISKKAVQSVEAKLLSDLSSEEETVIRNGW
- a CDS encoding LacI family DNA-binding transcriptional regulator; protein product: MKRKTFAAVTSQQVAQLAGVSQSAVSRTFTPGASISPATREKVLQAARELGYRPNAIARSLNTARSRIIGVVISYFDNPFYSQVLEALAQKLDTLNYHLLLFVGDREGNVDRIFDQIMQYRVDGIVLASVTLSLELSEECLAAGIPVVLFNCSEESGMASSVNSNNEAAARQIAEFLLAGEHKRFAYVGGVADSPVNIARQRGFIFTLEEHGITDVQVVHGNYDVQQTTRAAYALFSASPAPDAVFVANDHMAVTVMDVARYEFGLRVPEEVSVVGYDDIGPSGWPSYALTSASQPVGAMVDATVELLMKQIESGTIEPEQITVPGTLVIRHSARRPRSGIIENNGLSLFQSKELK